The Silene latifolia isolate original U9 population chromosome 4, ASM4854445v1, whole genome shotgun sequence region AGTTATGCCAGCCGAAGGGAATGGGTGGGATGGGTTTCCACGATTTTAAGCTGTTTAATCTTGCGCTCCTAAGAAAACAAGCCTGGAGGCTCACGACGGAGACAGAGAGTTTATGGGCTAGCGTTATGAAAGCTCGATATTACCCAAATGGTTATTTTTTGTCGGAAACTTTAGGTCATCATCAAAGTTATACTTAGAGGGGTATCCACGAGGCTAGGGGTGCTAGACAACGGTCTTCGGTGGAGAGTAGGGTATGGGCTTTCTACTCGTGAATGGGGTGATGCTTGGGTTGCGGGGAACCAGTCGGGGCGAGTCATTTAGCCACGAATACCGGGGCAGGAGGACATGATGGTGGCAACGTTGATGGGTGATAAGGGAGGGGCGTGGAACATGACTTATTGATAGCCTTTTCCTACCCTTCGAGGGGGAAAGGATTAGGAACATAAGGCTTAGTGCGAATACGGTTCATGATGAATGGTATTGGAGTGCGGAGAAGGATGGGGTTTTCACTGTTCGAAAGGCATATCGTCTCATGGCTGGTGGGTGCGAGTTCCTGGAAGTGGGGGGAGCTTCTATTTGGGAAAGAGAGAAGTGGTTATGGAGCAGGCTTTGGAAAATCGCGGTTTGGCCTAGAGTGAAACTTTTCTTTTGCCAGCTGTGCAGCGAAGCTTTGGCGACAAGAGAAAACACTGCCACTCGAGTTCGAGGTGAGTCTTCTTTTTGCTCTTTTTGTAATTCTTCttttgagtcgagtcttcatCTGTTTTGGGATTGGGGGGTTGTTCATCGGGTTTGCGAGAGGCTTGGTTTGGAGGGTGATGAGGATGC contains the following coding sequences:
- the LOC141651328 gene encoding uncharacterized protein LOC141651328 translates to MAVGRSKKVLTNILRDKLSKRLEGWRGKILSRGGKKVLLKGERIRNIRLSANTVHDEWYWSAEKDGVFTVRKAYRLMAGGCEFLEVGGASIWEREKWLWSRLWKIAVWPRVKLFFCQLCSEALATRENTATRVRGESSFCSFCNSSFESSLHLFWDWGVVHRVCERLGLEGDEDAYGGGVRDWVKARWREFGRRECGWFMVGCWALWEHRNKVIFEGREVDPNCVVKRVRDVMEEIDGGD